The Bacteroides acidifaciens genome includes a region encoding these proteins:
- a CDS encoding xylulokinase: MKLDAKSTIETGKAILGIELGSTRIKAVLIDQENKPIAQGSHTWENQLVDGLWTYSIEAIWSGLQDCYADLRSNIKNLYGDVEIENLAAIGVSAMMHGYMPFNEKEEILVPFRTWRNTNTGRAAAALSELFVYNIPLRWSISHLYQAILDNEAHVKDIKFLTTLAGYVHWQITGEKVLGIGDASGMLPIDSVTNNYSAEMVAKFDNLVAPKEYGWKLEDILPKVLSAGENAGVLTQEGSKKLDVSGHLKAGIPVCPPEGDAGTGMVATNAVKQRTGNVSAGTSSFSMIVLEKELSKPYEMIDMVTTPDGSPVAMVHCNNCTSDLNAWVNLFKEYQELLGIPVNMDEIYSKLYNIALTGDADCGGLLSYNYISGEPVTGIADGRPLFVRSANDKFSLANFMRTHLYASVGVLKIGNDILFNEEKVKVDRITGHGGLFKTKGVGQRVLAAAINSPISVMETAGEGGAWGIALLGSYLVNNEKKQSLADFLDENVFVGDAGVEISPVPEDVAGFNAYIENYKAGLPIEEAAAKFK, translated from the coding sequence ATGAAATTAGATGCAAAATCAACAATCGAGACAGGCAAAGCCATTCTGGGTATAGAGCTCGGTTCAACACGAATAAAAGCAGTCTTGATTGACCAGGAAAACAAGCCAATCGCTCAAGGCAGCCACACATGGGAAAACCAGTTGGTAGACGGACTTTGGACTTATAGCATTGAAGCCATCTGGTCAGGTTTGCAAGATTGCTATGCCGACCTTCGTTCCAATATAAAGAACTTATACGGTGACGTGGAAATCGAGAACCTGGCAGCTATCGGTGTCAGCGCCATGATGCACGGTTATATGCCGTTCAATGAAAAAGAAGAAATCCTCGTGCCTTTCCGCACTTGGAGAAACACCAATACAGGTCGAGCTGCGGCAGCCTTGTCCGAACTATTTGTCTACAACATTCCTCTGAGATGGAGTATTTCACATTTGTATCAGGCTATCCTGGACAATGAGGCGCATGTCAAAGACATCAAATTCCTGACAACCCTTGCAGGTTATGTGCATTGGCAGATAACAGGTGAGAAAGTGTTGGGCATCGGCGACGCATCGGGTATGCTCCCCATAGACTCGGTTACCAACAACTATTCCGCAGAAATGGTGGCAAAGTTCGACAATCTCGTTGCTCCAAAGGAATACGGCTGGAAGCTGGAAGACATTCTGCCTAAAGTATTATCGGCAGGTGAAAATGCCGGTGTTCTCACGCAGGAAGGAAGTAAGAAACTCGACGTTTCGGGTCATCTGAAAGCAGGAATACCGGTATGCCCGCCGGAAGGAGACGCAGGAACCGGCATGGTTGCAACCAATGCCGTCAAGCAACGTACCGGAAACGTATCGGCAGGTACTTCCTCATTCTCTATGATTGTATTAGAGAAAGAATTATCGAAGCCGTACGAAATGATTGACATGGTTACTACTCCCGACGGAAGTCCCGTAGCTATGGTACATTGCAATAACTGTACGTCCGACCTCAATGCGTGGGTTAACCTGTTCAAAGAATACCAGGAACTTTTGGGCATCCCTGTGAATATGGATGAAATTTACAGCAAGCTCTACAATATTGCACTCACTGGTGATGCCGACTGCGGTGGTCTTCTCTCCTACAATTACATCTCCGGCGAACCTGTAACGGGTATTGCTGACGGAAGACCGCTATTCGTACGTTCGGCAAATGACAAGTTCAGCCTGGCAAACTTTATGCGTACTCATTTATACGCCTCAGTCGGAGTTCTTAAGATTGGCAACGACATTCTGTTCAACGAAGAGAAAGTCAAAGTTGACAGAATTACAGGACACGGCGGATTATTCAAGACCAAAGGAGTAGGTCAGAGAGTGCTTGCAGCAGCCATCAACTCACCTATTTCCGTAATGGAAACAGCAGGTGAAGGTGGCGCCTGGGGCATTGCCCTGTTAGGCTCTTACCTCGTGAACAATGAAAAGAAACAATCCCTTGCCGATTTCCTGGACGAAAATGTATTTGTCGGTGACGCCGGTGTCGAAATATCTCCCGTGCCCGAAGATGTAGCCGGTTTTAACGCATACATTGAAAACTACAAGGCTGGATTGCCAATTGAGGAAGCGGCAGCTAAATTCAAATAA
- a CDS encoding glycoside hydrolase family 127 protein: MKTTSFILALILSVSLGKAQNRQQVSYFPLQDVKLLNSPFLQAQQTDLHYILSMNPDRLLAPFLREAGLTPKAPSYTNWENTGLDGHIGGHYLSALSMMYAATGDTAVYNRLNYMLNELHRAQQAVGTGFIGGTPGSLQLWKEIKAGNIRAGGFDLNGKWVPLYNIHKTYAGLRDAYLYAGSDLARQMLIAFTDWMIDITSGLSDEQIQDMLRSEHGGLNETFADVAEITGDKKYLELARRFSHKLILDPLIKEEDKLTGMHANTQIPKVIGYKRIAELSQDDKNWNHAAEWDHAARFFWNTVVNHRSVCIGGNSVREHFHPSDNFMSMLNDVQGPETCNTYNMLRLTKMLYQNSHNPNQTNEPDPNYVNYYERALYNHILASQEPDKGGFVYFTPMRPGHYRVYSQPETSMWCCVGSGLENHTKYGEFIYAHQKDTLYVNLFIPSQLTWKEQGIILTQETRFPDDGKVTLRIDEAPKKKRTLMIRIPEWANQSKGYRVSINGKRKIFVMAKGNRYLPLSRKWKKGDIVTFHLRMKVSVEQIPDKKDYYAFLYGPIVLAASTGTEHLDGLYADDSRGGHIAHGKQIPLQEVPMLIGNPDSICKSLQKEQNSRITFSYNGEVYPAQGKALELVPFFRLHNSRYAVYFQQASEEQFKAIQEEMATAERKATELANQTIDLIFPGEQQPESDHGIQYEQAETGTNKDRHFRRAKGWFGYQLKVKEEASRILIMVQKDDCNKVAILLNDEKLAVHPTISEADKDGFITLSYVLPQKLNTGSCPIRFIPDGTEWTSAVYEVRLLK; this comes from the coding sequence ATGAAAACCACCTCGTTCATACTTGCCCTTATTCTATCCGTTTCATTGGGAAAAGCACAAAACCGGCAACAAGTTTCGTACTTTCCCCTACAAGATGTGAAACTGCTGAACAGTCCTTTTCTGCAAGCCCAACAGACTGATTTACATTATATATTATCAATGAATCCCGACCGCCTGCTCGCCCCTTTCCTTCGTGAAGCAGGACTGACTCCCAAAGCTCCGAGCTACACCAATTGGGAAAACACAGGACTGGACGGGCACATAGGCGGACATTATTTATCCGCCCTCTCCATGATGTATGCCGCGACCGGAGACACCGCAGTCTACAACCGTCTCAACTATATGTTGAACGAACTTCACCGTGCACAGCAAGCTGTCGGCACAGGATTTATCGGCGGCACTCCGGGCAGTCTCCAACTATGGAAAGAAATTAAAGCGGGAAATATCCGTGCCGGTGGTTTCGACCTTAACGGCAAATGGGTGCCTCTATACAATATACATAAGACTTACGCCGGATTGCGGGATGCATATCTCTATGCAGGAAGCGATCTTGCACGCCAAATGCTTATTGCTTTTACAGACTGGATGATCGACATCACTTCCGGCTTGAGCGACGAACAAATACAAGATATGCTTCGTAGCGAACATGGCGGATTAAACGAGACTTTCGCCGATGTGGCTGAAATCACAGGCGACAAGAAGTATCTGGAACTAGCACGCCGTTTCTCTCACAAGCTTATCTTAGACCCGCTTATCAAAGAGGAAGACAAATTGACGGGAATGCATGCCAACACACAGATTCCGAAAGTGATCGGCTACAAGCGAATAGCCGAACTTTCACAAGACGACAAGAATTGGAATCATGCTGCAGAGTGGGATCATGCCGCCCGTTTTTTCTGGAACACGGTAGTCAATCACCGTTCTGTTTGCATTGGAGGAAATAGCGTCCGCGAACATTTCCATCCGTCGGATAACTTCATGTCCATGCTGAACGATGTTCAAGGACCGGAGACCTGTAATACTTACAACATGCTCCGTCTAACTAAAATGCTTTATCAGAATTCTCACAATCCGAATCAAACAAACGAACCCGACCCCAACTACGTAAACTATTACGAACGTGCGCTTTACAATCATATTCTAGCGTCACAAGAACCGGATAAAGGTGGATTTGTCTACTTCACTCCTATGCGTCCGGGACACTATCGTGTGTACTCACAACCGGAAACATCTATGTGGTGCTGTGTAGGTTCAGGCCTGGAGAATCACACCAAATACGGTGAATTCATCTATGCGCATCAGAAAGATACGCTCTATGTCAATCTCTTCATTCCTTCACAACTGACCTGGAAAGAGCAAGGCATTATTTTGACACAAGAAACCCGTTTCCCCGATGACGGCAAAGTAACCTTACGAATAGATGAAGCCCCTAAGAAAAAACGTACTTTAATGATACGTATTCCAGAATGGGCGAACCAATCCAAAGGATATAGAGTCAGCATCAATGGAAAAAGAAAAATATTCGTTATGGCAAAAGGTAACCGATATCTTCCTCTCTCCCGCAAATGGAAAAAAGGGGATATCGTTACTTTCCACTTGCGTATGAAAGTCAGCGTAGAACAGATTCCCGACAAGAAAGATTATTATGCTTTCTTATATGGTCCGATTGTTCTTGCAGCTTCCACAGGCACTGAACATCTTGATGGTTTATATGCCGATGACAGTCGTGGCGGCCATATCGCTCATGGCAAACAGATTCCTTTACAAGAAGTCCCGATGCTGATAGGAAATCCAGATTCAATCTGCAAGTCTCTTCAGAAAGAACAGAATAGCCGGATTACTTTCAGCTATAACGGAGAGGTTTATCCTGCACAAGGCAAAGCATTGGAACTCGTTCCGTTCTTCCGTCTGCATAATTCCCGCTATGCCGTTTATTTCCAGCAGGCAAGCGAAGAGCAGTTTAAAGCGATTCAAGAAGAGATGGCAACGGCTGAACGAAAAGCAACGGAATTGGCTAATCAAACCATTGACCTTATCTTCCCTGGCGAACAGCAGCCGGAGTCTGACCATGGCATCCAATATGAGCAGGCAGAAACAGGAACGAATAAAGACCGACATTTCCGACGTGCCAAAGGTTGGTTCGGCTATCAGCTGAAAGTGAAAGAGGAAGCAAGCCGCATTTTAATCATGGTACAAAAAGACGACTGCAATAAAGTGGCTATTCTTCTGAATGACGAAAAGTTGGCTGTCCATCCGACTATCAGCGAAGCGGATAAAGACGGTTTCATAACCCTTTCATACGTTCTACCTCAAAAATTGAATACGGGTAGTTGTCCGATACGTTTTATCCCTGACGGGACAGAATGGACCTCTGCCGTTTATGAAGTTCGTTTACTAAAATAG
- a CDS encoding alpha-N-arabinofuranosidase: protein MKAKLLASTVFLAASVSLSAQKSATITVHADQGKEIIPKEIYGQFAEHLGSCIYGGLWVGENSDIPNIKGYRTDVFNALKDLAVPVLRWPGGCFADEYHWMDGIGPKENRPKMVNNNWGGTIEDNSFGTHEFLNLCEMLGCEPYVSGNVGSGTVEELAKWIEYMTSDGDSPMANLRRKNGRDKAWKVKYLGVGNESWGCGGSMRPEYYADLYRRYSTYCRNYDGNRLFKIASGASDYDYNWTDVLMNRIGHRMEGLSLHYYTVTGWSGSKTSATQFNKDDYYWTMGKCLEVEDVLKKHCAIMDKYDKDKKIALLLDEWGTWWDEEPGTVRGHLYQQNTLRDAFVASLSLDVFHKYTDRLKMANIAQIVNVLQSMILTKDKEMVLTPTYYVFKMYKVHQDATYLPIELNCEKMNVRDNRTVPMVSATASKDKNGVIHISLSNVNADEAQEITVNLGDTKAKKAVGEILTSAKLTDYNSFENPDIVKPAPFKEVKINKGTMKVKLPAKSIVTLELQ from the coding sequence ATGAAAGCAAAACTATTAGCCAGCACGGTCTTTCTGGCAGCATCGGTATCTCTTTCCGCACAAAAGAGCGCTACCATCACCGTACATGCCGACCAAGGCAAAGAAATCATCCCGAAAGAAATCTACGGCCAATTTGCCGAGCACCTGGGTTCATGCATCTATGGTGGTCTATGGGTAGGCGAAAACTCGGATATTCCTAATATCAAAGGATACCGCACGGACGTATTCAATGCATTGAAAGACTTGGCAGTCCCCGTTCTCCGTTGGCCGGGCGGCTGTTTCGCCGACGAATATCACTGGATGGACGGTATCGGTCCGAAAGAAAACCGTCCGAAGATGGTTAACAATAACTGGGGCGGAACAATCGAAGACAACAGCTTCGGTACACATGAATTCCTGAATCTCTGCGAAATGTTGGGCTGCGAACCTTACGTAAGCGGAAATGTAGGCAGCGGTACGGTGGAAGAACTTGCCAAATGGATAGAATACATGACATCGGACGGTGATTCTCCAATGGCAAATCTCCGCCGCAAGAACGGTCGTGACAAGGCATGGAAAGTAAAATACCTCGGTGTAGGTAATGAAAGCTGGGGATGCGGCGGCAGCATGCGTCCGGAGTACTATGCCGACCTCTATCGCCGTTATTCCACCTATTGCCGTAACTATGACGGCAACCGCCTGTTCAAAATTGCCAGCGGTGCCAGTGACTACGATTACAACTGGACAGATGTATTGATGAATCGCATAGGACATCGTATGGAAGGTCTTTCTCTGCACTACTACACAGTAACGGGATGGAGCGGCAGTAAAACATCCGCAACCCAGTTCAATAAGGACGATTATTACTGGACAATGGGCAAATGCCTTGAGGTAGAAGACGTACTAAAGAAACATTGCGCCATCATGGACAAATATGATAAGGACAAGAAAATCGCCCTCTTGCTTGACGAATGGGGAACCTGGTGGGATGAAGAACCGGGAACCGTCCGCGGACACCTTTACCAGCAAAACACACTGCGTGACGCTTTCGTTGCCTCTTTGAGCCTTGACGTATTCCACAAATACACCGACCGCCTGAAGATGGCAAACATCGCACAGATAGTCAACGTACTCCAATCCATGATTCTGACGAAAGACAAAGAGATGGTGCTCACTCCTACTTATTACGTCTTCAAAATGTACAAAGTACATCAGGATGCCACTTATCTCCCAATCGAGCTGAACTGTGAAAAGATGAACGTACGCGACAACCGCACCGTGCCTATGGTGAGCGCAACCGCATCAAAAGACAAAAACGGAGTTATCCATATTTCCCTCTCGAATGTGAACGCTGACGAAGCACAGGAAATAACCGTCAACCTCGGGGATACAAAAGCGAAAAAAGCTGTCGGAGAAATCCTGACCTCAGCCAAACTGACCGATTACAATTCTTTTGAAAATCCTGATATTGTAAAACCTGCACCTTTCAAAGAGGTAAAAATCAATAAAGGTACAATGAAGGTAAAACTTCCTGCTAAGTCTATTGTTACTTTAGAGTTACAGTAA
- a CDS encoding transketolase family protein, whose product MNDNKLMNRAADNIRILAASMVEKANSGHPGGAMGGADFVNVLFSEFLVYDPENPRWEGRDRFFLDPGHMSPMLYSTLALTGKFTLDELKEFRQWGSPTPGHPEVDIMRGIENTSGPLGQGHTFAVGAAIAAKFLKARFDEVMNQTIYAYISDGGIQEEISQGSGRIAGALGLDNLIMFYDSNDIQLSTETKDVTVEDTAMKYEAWGWKVISINGNDPDEIRAAIKEAQAEKERPTLIIGKTVMGKGARKADGSSYEANCATHGAPLGGDAYVNTINNLGGDPTNPFVIFPEVAELYAKRAEELKKIVAERYAVKAAWAKANPELAAKLEAFFSGKAPKVDWAAIEQKAGNATRAASATVLGALATQVENMIVASADLSNSDKTDGFLKKTHSFKKGDFSGAFFQAGVSELSMACICIGMSLHGGVIAACGTFFVFSDYMKPAVRMAALMEQPVKFIWTHDAFRVGEDGPTHEPVEQEAQIRLMEKLKNHKGHNSMLVLRPADVEETTIAWKLAMENMSTPTGLIFSRQNIANLPAGTDYEQAAKGAYIVAGSDENPDVILVASGSEVSTLVAGTVLLRKDGVKVRIVSAPSEGLFRSQSKEYQEAVLPSDAKIFGMTAGLPVTLQGLVGCHGKVWGLESFGFSAPYKVLDEKLGFTAENVYNQVKAML is encoded by the coding sequence ATGAACGATAACAAACTTATGAATCGTGCAGCGGATAATATCCGTATTCTTGCTGCTTCAATGGTTGAAAAAGCCAATTCCGGTCACCCGGGGGGCGCCATGGGTGGTGCTGACTTTGTAAATGTACTCTTTTCTGAGTTTCTAGTATACGACCCCGAGAATCCCCGTTGGGAAGGACGTGACCGCTTTTTCCTCGACCCGGGCCATATGTCCCCGATGCTTTATTCTACACTGGCACTGACAGGAAAATTCACTTTGGATGAACTGAAAGAATTCCGTCAATGGGGAAGCCCTACTCCGGGACACCCTGAAGTAGACATCATGCGTGGTATCGAAAATACTTCCGGTCCGCTGGGACAGGGACATACTTTCGCCGTAGGTGCTGCTATTGCCGCCAAATTCCTGAAAGCCCGTTTCGACGAGGTGATGAACCAGACAATCTATGCTTACATCTCCGACGGTGGTATCCAGGAAGAAATCTCTCAAGGTTCCGGACGTATTGCCGGTGCTCTGGGACTGGACAACCTGATTATGTTCTATGACTCCAACGACATTCAGCTTTCTACTGAAACAAAAGATGTGACCGTTGAAGACACAGCCATGAAATATGAAGCATGGGGATGGAAAGTAATCAGCATCAACGGTAACGACCCTGACGAAATCCGTGCTGCCATCAAGGAAGCACAGGCTGAAAAGGAACGCCCGACACTGATTATCGGTAAGACCGTAATGGGTAAAGGCGCTCGCAAGGCAGACGGCAGCAGCTATGAAGCCAACTGCGCTACTCACGGTGCTCCGCTCGGTGGTGACGCTTACGTAAATACAATCAACAACCTGGGCGGTGACCCAACCAACCCGTTTGTCATTTTCCCGGAAGTAGCCGAACTATATGCAAAACGTGCAGAAGAACTGAAGAAAATCGTAGCTGAAAGATATGCAGTGAAAGCCGCATGGGCAAAAGCCAATCCGGAACTGGCTGCCAAATTGGAAGCTTTCTTCTCCGGCAAAGCTCCGAAAGTGGACTGGGCTGCTATCGAACAGAAAGCTGGCAACGCAACCCGTGCCGCATCCGCCACTGTACTGGGCGCACTTGCTACCCAGGTAGAAAACATGATTGTTGCCTCTGCCGACCTTTCCAACTCTGACAAGACTGACGGCTTCCTGAAGAAAACCCATTCATTCAAGAAAGGTGATTTCAGCGGAGCATTCTTCCAGGCTGGTGTATCCGAGTTGTCGATGGCTTGTATCTGTATCGGTATGTCACTTCACGGTGGTGTTATCGCTGCTTGCGGTACATTCTTCGTATTCTCCGACTATATGAAACCTGCTGTACGTATGGCTGCCTTGATGGAACAACCCGTAAAATTCATCTGGACGCACGATGCATTCCGTGTAGGTGAAGACGGTCCTACTCACGAACCGGTAGAACAGGAAGCACAAATCCGCTTGATGGAGAAACTGAAAAACCATAAGGGACACAACTCTATGTTAGTACTTCGCCCGGCTGATGTGGAAGAAACAACAATCGCATGGAAACTCGCCATGGAAAATATGTCCACTCCGACTGGCTTGATTTTCTCCCGTCAAAATATCGCTAACCTTCCGGCAGGAACCGATTACGAACAAGCAGCCAAAGGTGCTTATATCGTTGCAGGTTCTGACGAAAACCCCGATGTTATTCTGGTAGCTTCCGGCTCTGAGGTTTCCACATTGGTAGCCGGTACAGTATTGCTCCGCAAAGATGGCGTTAAGGTACGTATCGTATCCGCTCCGTCTGAAGGCCTGTTCCGCAGCCAGTCTAAGGAATATCAGGAAGCAGTTCTTCCGTCAGACGCAAAAATCTTCGGTATGACTGCCGGCTTGCCTGTCACTCTTCAAGGTCTGGTAGGTTGCCACGGTAAAGTTTGGGGATTGGAATCTTTCGGTTTCTCCGCTCCTTACAAAGTGTTGGACGAGAAACTTGGATTCACTGCCGAAAACGTATATAACCAAGTAAAAGCAATGCTCTAA
- the rpiB gene encoding ribose 5-phosphate isomerase B, with protein MKTIGLACDHAGFELKEYVRGWLEAKGWAYKDFGTNSTASVDYPDYAHPLALAVESGECYPGIAICGSGNGINMTLNKHQGIRAALCWNAEIAHLARQHNDANILVMPGRFISTEEADMILTEFFSTEFEGGRHQNRIDKIPVK; from the coding sequence ATGAAAACAATCGGATTAGCATGCGACCATGCCGGCTTTGAACTGAAAGAATATGTTCGCGGCTGGTTGGAAGCAAAAGGCTGGGCTTACAAAGACTTCGGAACAAACTCTACCGCAAGCGTAGACTATCCGGACTATGCCCATCCGCTAGCCCTCGCAGTGGAATCGGGTGAATGTTATCCCGGTATCGCTATCTGCGGCAGCGGAAACGGAATCAATATGACGTTGAACAAGCATCAGGGAATTCGTGCCGCACTCTGCTGGAACGCAGAAATCGCACACTTGGCTCGTCAGCACAATGACGCCAATATTCTGGTGATGCCGGGTCGTTTTATCAGTACTGAAGAAGCGGACATGATTCTGACAGAGTTCTTCTCTACAGAGTTTGAAGGCGGACGCCATCAGAACCGTATTGATAAGATTCCGGTAAAATAG
- a CDS encoding DUF456 domain-containing protein: MLDIVLIVISALCLVAGLAGCILPFLPGPPIAYLGLVFLHLTDKVQYSTTQLVVWLLIVAVLQVLDYFTPMLGSKYSGGSKWGNWGCIIGTLVGLLFLPWGIIVGPFLGAVIGELLGNKEFSQALKSGFGSLLGFILGTLLKFVVCGYFCYQFIVGLVR, translated from the coding sequence ATGCTGGATATTGTTTTGATTGTGATAAGTGCCCTTTGTCTGGTAGCCGGATTGGCAGGTTGTATTCTTCCGTTTCTTCCGGGACCACCTATTGCTTACTTGGGATTGGTTTTTCTGCATTTGACGGATAAAGTACAATATAGTACGACGCAATTAGTCGTATGGTTATTGATTGTAGCTGTATTGCAGGTATTGGATTATTTCACTCCAATGTTGGGAAGTAAATATAGCGGCGGCAGTAAATGGGGAAATTGGGGATGCATTATCGGAACGTTGGTCGGGCTTCTTTTCTTGCCTTGGGGAATTATTGTCGGTCCCTTTCTCGGTGCCGTGATTGGTGAATTATTGGGAAATAAGGAGTTTTCCCAGGCGCTAAAATCCGGGTTCGGTTCATTGCTCGGATTCATTCTCGGCACTTTGCTGAAGTTTGTTGTCTGCGGTTATTTCTGTTATCAGTTTATAGTCGGGCTTGTCCGGTGA
- a CDS encoding DUF6078 family protein encodes MNDNKLKNKSVPFNYARCYNEQCPKACNCLRRVAALLTTADISYISIVNPMCIPATGVDCPHFQTAEKMHVAWGISHLLDKVPYKDGTNIKQLLIGHFGKTLYYRFYRKERFLSPTDQNYIRQLFRRKGITEEPVFDSYTDEYNW; translated from the coding sequence ATGAATGACAACAAATTAAAAAACAAATCAGTCCCTTTCAACTACGCCCGCTGCTACAACGAGCAATGTCCGAAAGCTTGTAACTGCCTTCGTCGGGTGGCTGCACTTCTCACTACCGCTGATATTTCCTACATCAGCATTGTAAACCCTATGTGTATTCCGGCAACCGGCGTTGACTGCCCCCACTTCCAAACCGCAGAAAAGATGCATGTGGCATGGGGTATCAGCCATCTGCTGGACAAAGTACCTTATAAGGACGGAACAAACATCAAACAACTATTGATTGGACATTTCGGAAAAACGCTTTACTATCGCTTTTATCGCAAAGAACGTTTCCTCAGCCCTACAGACCAAAACTACATCCGCCAGCTTTTTCGCCGGAAAGGTATCACCGAAGAACCGGTCTTCGACAGCTACACGGATGAGTATAATTGGTAA
- a CDS encoding SMI1/KNR4 family protein: MNKINSDIAYLIELLRNKGIIFTKGLSDKEILDIEETFRFTFPPDLKLFLQIALPISNGFVDWYSTKDVKSRLDWVFEGIAFDIRNNAFWHADWGEKPDSLAEQIHIAELFYNNCPKLIPIYSHRFLPASPCEMGNPVLSIYQTDIIYYGNDLLTYLCNEFGIRNYKSSFQREEPKHIEFWSDFL; encoded by the coding sequence ATGAATAAAATCAATTCAGACATTGCATACTTGATAGAACTTTTGCGAAACAAAGGTATTATTTTCACTAAAGGATTATCCGATAAAGAGATACTGGATATAGAAGAAACATTTAGGTTTACTTTTCCACCGGATTTGAAACTATTTCTTCAAATAGCTTTGCCTATATCTAATGGCTTTGTCGATTGGTATTCAACGAAAGATGTAAAGTCAAGACTTGACTGGGTCTTTGAAGGAATTGCTTTTGACATAAGAAATAATGCTTTCTGGCATGCCGATTGGGGTGAAAAGCCTGATTCCTTGGCAGAGCAAATCCACATAGCCGAACTATTTTATAATAATTGTCCCAAACTAATCCCAATATATTCACATAGGTTTCTTCCTGCCAGTCCCTGTGAAATGGGAAATCCAGTATTGTCAATATATCAAACAGATATTATATATTATGGAAACGATTTGTTGACATATTTATGTAACGAATTTGGTATAAGAAATTATAAATCGTCATTCCAAAGAGAAGAGCCAAAACATATCGAATTTTGGAGCGATTTTCTATAA
- a CDS encoding tetratricopeptide repeat protein, with product MKQIDDLKELINQGDVDTAIKQLDQLLRDTSVKAEKDTLYYLRGNAYRKKGDWKRALDSYQYAIEINPDSPAVQARKMVIDILNFYNKDMFNQ from the coding sequence ATGAAGCAAATAGACGACCTAAAAGAGCTTATCAATCAGGGGGACGTGGACACAGCGATTAAGCAATTGGACCAGCTTCTCCGGGACACTTCTGTCAAGGCAGAAAAAGATACTCTTTACTATTTACGGGGAAATGCCTACCGAAAAAAAGGAGATTGGAAACGGGCACTGGACAGCTACCAGTACGCCATCGAAATCAATCCCGACAGTCCTGCCGTCCAGGCAAGAAAGATGGTGATAGATATCCTCAACTTCTACAACAAGGATATGTTCAACCAATAA
- a CDS encoding ferredoxin family protein has protein sequence MAKIKGAIVVDTERCKGCNLCVVACPLDVITLNKEVNMKGYNYAWQVKEDTCNGCSSCATVCPDGCISVYKVKVE, from the coding sequence ATGGCAAAAATCAAAGGAGCAATCGTAGTTGACACGGAGCGTTGCAAAGGATGCAACCTGTGTGTAGTGGCGTGTCCGCTCGATGTAATCACCCTCAACAAAGAGGTAAATATGAAAGGCTATAACTATGCCTGGCAAGTGAAAGAAGATACCTGCAACGGATGTAGCTCGTGTGCAACGGTTTGTCCGGACGGATGTATCTCAGTGTATAAAGTAAAAGTAGAATAA